Proteins co-encoded in one Flavobacterium fluviale genomic window:
- a CDS encoding DMT family transporter, which yields MERKQLLLILLIIGTGFWGISYSVTKMAIGDYSPNTFLFYRFLLAVIVLTIIFWKYVRKTNLEAVKTGAILAFPMFLGIQLQTVGLKYSDASQCSFIAGLTVIIIPLMKLAVYKTNASLKIWIAALTALTGLFIIAIQDKFTINIGDLFTIAGAFAFAVYLITVEKHSVLKNLLYSIVPMFAFCALFTFCLAITDSQAVWFPKNDTFWLGVVYCALFSTAYMYTVSNISQRYLSAERVAVIYLFEPVFGAIGAFFILGENLSWRLLLGGTLIFAATIISEVNFKSSKINFLAKKN from the coding sequence ATGGAAAGAAAACAACTTTTACTGATTTTACTAATCATCGGCACTGGCTTTTGGGGTATCTCCTATTCTGTCACTAAAATGGCAATTGGAGATTATTCTCCAAACACTTTTTTGTTTTATCGTTTCCTTTTGGCCGTTATAGTTTTAACTATTATTTTTTGGAAATATGTTAGAAAAACAAATTTAGAAGCGGTTAAAACAGGGGCAATTTTAGCTTTTCCAATGTTTTTAGGAATTCAGCTTCAAACAGTTGGACTTAAATACAGCGATGCTTCGCAATGTTCTTTTATCGCTGGATTAACCGTTATCATTATTCCATTAATGAAACTGGCGGTCTATAAAACCAATGCATCCTTAAAAATATGGATTGCAGCCTTAACTGCTTTAACTGGTTTATTTATTATAGCCATACAAGATAAATTCACAATAAATATTGGAGATCTATTTACTATTGCAGGTGCTTTTGCTTTTGCCGTTTATTTAATTACTGTCGAAAAACATTCGGTTTTAAAGAATCTGCTGTATTCGATTGTTCCCATGTTTGCATTTTGCGCGCTGTTTACTTTTTGTCTCGCAATAACAGATTCTCAAGCGGTTTGGTTTCCAAAAAACGATACGTTTTGGCTTGGTGTTGTTTATTGTGCGCTTTTTTCTACTGCTTATATGTATACCGTTTCGAATATTTCTCAGCGATATTTATCTGCAGAACGTGTAGCTGTAATTTATTTGTTTGAACCTGTTTTTGGAGCAATTGGCGCTTTTTTTATTTTGGGAGAAAATCTTTCTTGGCGTCTGCTTTTGGGAGGAACTCTCATTTTTGCCGCAACAATTATTTCCGAAGTAAATTTTAAAAGTTCTAAAATCAATTTTTTGGCTAAGAAAAACTAG
- a CDS encoding GNAT family N-acetyltransferase — protein MSTLEIKKAAVKDLEALQLIGRQTFSETFAEVNNEENMIKYLEESFADEKLTAELNNADSHFYLAELDNKIIGYLKLNTGDAQTEKQDRNALEIERIYVAKEFHGKKIAQALYAQALQTAAELKAVYIWLGVWENNHRAVSFYTKNGFIQFDTHIFRLGDDEQTDLLMKKDLIH, from the coding sequence ATGAGCACACTAGAAATAAAAAAAGCAGCTGTTAAAGATTTAGAAGCTCTTCAATTAATTGGAAGACAAACTTTTTCAGAAACTTTCGCAGAGGTAAACAACGAAGAAAATATGATTAAATATTTGGAAGAAAGTTTCGCCGACGAAAAATTAACTGCTGAACTTAACAATGCAGATTCCCACTTTTACTTAGCCGAACTTGACAACAAAATAATTGGGTACTTAAAATTAAATACCGGCGATGCACAAACCGAAAAACAAGATCGCAACGCTCTTGAAATAGAACGCATTTACGTCGCAAAAGAATTTCATGGTAAAAAAATTGCGCAGGCACTTTATGCACAGGCTTTACAAACTGCTGCAGAACTAAAAGCTGTATACATTTGGCTTGGCGTTTGGGAAAATAATCATAGAGCGGTTAGCTTTTATACTAAAAATGGTTTTATTCAGTTTGATACCCATATTTTCAGATTGGGCGACGACGAACAAACTGATTTATTGATGAAGAAAGATTTAATACACTAA
- a CDS encoding LysR family transcriptional regulator: MDLQQIKYFLALSRELHFWNTAGKMNITQSALSRQIQSLENQLGVQLFERNKRNVKLTAAGQFLKEKWEVEMSKLEFIHQSARQIQLGESGTITISHPDSISASLMPDILSRISNAFPKLKIKLVQVLYENQQEYLQNYKIDLAITRDINNSRDIRSEKIHTDNLAIVVPENHPYQTVEDLTKETLASQKFILPTNDEGSSYSDLIQRLFNSFENAPEVYLHSEFGSAIIALVRKGLGIAILPDSYLFHEISGIRFIKLPLETDLYINWRTEDHNPVLANVLKLILP; this comes from the coding sequence ATGGATTTACAGCAAATTAAATATTTTCTAGCTTTATCACGCGAACTTCATTTTTGGAATACCGCCGGAAAAATGAATATTACCCAATCGGCATTGAGCCGACAGATTCAGTCCCTCGAAAATCAGCTTGGCGTTCAGTTGTTTGAACGTAACAAACGAAATGTCAAACTCACTGCAGCCGGCCAGTTTTTAAAAGAAAAATGGGAAGTCGAAATGAGTAAACTCGAATTCATTCATCAGTCGGCACGCCAGATTCAGTTAGGGGAGAGCGGTACTATTACTATTTCGCATCCCGATTCTATTTCGGCTTCGCTTATGCCTGATATTTTGTCCCGTATTTCGAATGCTTTTCCAAAATTAAAAATCAAATTGGTTCAGGTTTTGTATGAAAATCAGCAGGAATATCTGCAAAATTATAAAATCGATTTGGCTATTACCAGAGATATTAATAATTCGCGGGATATTCGATCAGAAAAAATCCATACTGATAATTTGGCGATTGTAGTTCCTGAAAACCATCCGTATCAAACTGTCGAAGATCTTACCAAAGAAACACTTGCTTCTCAAAAGTTCATACTGCCAACTAACGATGAAGGCAGCAGTTACAGCGATTTAATACAACGATTATTCAATTCTTTTGAAAATGCGCCAGAAGTATATCTTCATTCCGAATTCGGTTCTGCAATTATTGCCTTGGTTCGAAAAGGACTCGGAATTGCAATTCTTCCAGATTCTTATCTTTTCCATGAAATCTCGGGTATTCGATTTATAAAACTTCCTTTAGAGACTGATTTGTATATCAATTGGAGAACCGAAGATCATAATCCTGTATTAGCCAATGTTTTAAAGCTGATTCTGCCGTAA
- a CDS encoding GNAT family N-acetyltransferase: MKFSHTIKSFEELTNQELYQMLRLRSEVFVVEQNCPYLDLDNKDQKSFHLLYCVNDQLAGCTRLLPAGLSYDEIAIGRVVIDKTHRGSGLGVKIMEASIAGCQEKFGEGPIRISAQYHLSKFYQSVGFVEQGEVYDEDGIPHIEMLRI, translated from the coding sequence ATGAAGTTTAGCCATACCATTAAATCATTTGAGGAACTCACCAATCAGGAACTATATCAAATGTTACGTTTACGGAGTGAAGTTTTTGTTGTCGAACAAAACTGTCCTTATTTAGACTTAGACAATAAAGACCAAAAGAGTTTTCATCTTTTATACTGTGTCAATGACCAATTAGCTGGCTGTACACGTTTACTTCCTGCAGGTTTATCATATGATGAAATAGCAATTGGACGAGTTGTGATTGACAAAACACATCGCGGATCGGGTTTAGGAGTAAAAATAATGGAAGCTTCAATTGCAGGCTGTCAGGAAAAATTTGGCGAAGGACCAATTCGAATCAGCGCTCAATATCATTTGTCGAAATTTTACCAATCAGTTGGATTTGTTGAGCAAGGCGAAGTTTATGATGAAGACGGAATTCCGCATATCGAGATGCTCCGAATTTAA
- a CDS encoding DMT family transporter, whose product MNWIILIIAGLFEVAFAACLGKAKETTGTEMYYWYIGFFISLTLSMLLLMKATETLPLGTAYAVWTGIGAVGTVLVGIFVFKEPAAFWRLFFLATLVGSIVGLKAVSH is encoded by the coding sequence ATGAACTGGATTATTTTAATCATTGCAGGCTTATTTGAAGTAGCTTTTGCAGCTTGTCTGGGAAAGGCAAAAGAAACTACAGGAACAGAAATGTACTATTGGTATATTGGATTTTTTATTTCCTTAACCTTGAGCATGCTTTTGCTGATGAAAGCAACAGAAACACTTCCGCTGGGAACTGCGTACGCGGTATGGACAGGAATTGGCGCAGTTGGAACTGTCCTCGTTGGTATTTTTGTTTTTAAAGAACCTGCAGCTTTCTGGAGATTATTCTTTTTGGCAACTTTAGTAGGTTCTATTGTTGGTTTAAAAGCGGTTTCTCACTAA
- a CDS encoding Crp/Fnr family transcriptional regulator, translating into MDIAHILDHIYKLPEHSKLALENNVRKMAFPKGYILLRANKIESNIYFIKKGLVRAFIERDNEVTFWFGKEGETVISMKSYVEEQPGYETIELLEDCELYELKTENLRKLFNEDVHIANWGRKFAEKELIKTEERLISRQFKNASERYLELMKDHPELLQRVQLGHIASYLGITQVSLSRIRAELK; encoded by the coding sequence ATGGATATTGCCCATATTCTTGATCATATTTACAAACTTCCCGAGCATTCTAAACTGGCTTTAGAAAATAATGTCCGAAAAATGGCTTTTCCTAAAGGTTATATTTTACTGAGAGCCAATAAAATAGAATCAAATATTTATTTTATAAAAAAAGGATTGGTCAGAGCATTTATTGAAAGGGATAATGAAGTTACTTTTTGGTTTGGAAAAGAAGGCGAAACCGTGATTTCGATGAAAAGTTATGTCGAAGAACAGCCTGGATATGAAACGATCGAACTTCTGGAGGACTGCGAATTGTACGAATTAAAGACGGAAAACCTTAGAAAACTCTTTAACGAAGATGTTCATATTGCGAACTGGGGACGAAAATTTGCTGAAAAAGAATTAATAAAAACGGAAGAACGTTTGATTTCCAGACAATTCAAAAATGCATCAGAACGTTATCTCGAACTCATGAAAGATCATCCGGAACTGCTTCAAAGAGTACAATTAGGACATATTGCTTCTTATCTGGGCATTACGCAAGTCAGTTTAAGCCGAATAAGAGCGGAATTAAAATAA
- a CDS encoding TolC family protein, whose protein sequence is MKEILNQYKNANTQFLRTTRSAFIITGVLLLTACSAPKVSDKLTAAKLPENFDAKRKDSINNASTFIPLKTETFFKDPKLEQLLKKAIAQNPDYLIMQERILIANSHLKVAKLALLPSLDLVADASGTRYGKYTMDGVGNFDTNFSQNISDKQRINEDLTPNLFLGGKVSWEADIWGKLSNRKKAAKQRYFASQAGMRLLQTRLLSDAADLYFKLIALDKQAAIYDKNLTTQERALDIVSAQRSVGKATELAVQQFNAQNNNIHAQASELKLSIDQTEKALLTLLGEYGGKIDRSSDFLSGHLEVLNQKISVDSIIHKRPDVAEAYFELLASNADAKSARAAFFPTLNLGGYAGFNSFSFNTFFDAGSFAWQILGGLTAPVFNKGQIKQEFYVSNRRQEISFLQYQNTITTAFNELSALLHRNEAFEDVLKYKLKEIDHLEIAVNVSNDLYLSGYANYLEIINAQKNKLQAELDFVDIQLRNANSQVLLYKALGGGIN, encoded by the coding sequence ATGAAAGAGATATTAAATCAATATAAAAATGCTAATACGCAGTTTTTAAGGACAACCAGAAGTGCGTTTATAATAACTGGGGTTTTACTTTTAACGGCTTGTTCTGCGCCAAAAGTGAGCGATAAATTGACTGCTGCAAAACTTCCTGAGAATTTTGACGCGAAGAGAAAAGACAGTATAAATAATGCTTCGACTTTTATTCCATTAAAAACAGAAACCTTTTTTAAAGATCCAAAATTAGAGCAGTTACTAAAGAAAGCTATCGCTCAAAATCCGGATTATTTAATTATGCAGGAAAGGATTTTAATTGCCAATTCGCATTTAAAAGTGGCAAAATTAGCACTTCTCCCTTCTTTAGACTTAGTTGCAGATGCTTCTGGAACGCGTTATGGAAAATATACAATGGATGGAGTTGGTAATTTTGATACCAATTTTTCACAAAATATCAGCGACAAACAAAGAATTAATGAAGACCTCACTCCTAACCTTTTTCTAGGTGGAAAAGTTTCTTGGGAAGCTGATATTTGGGGAAAACTGAGCAACCGTAAGAAAGCAGCAAAGCAAAGATATTTTGCTTCTCAGGCAGGAATGCGACTATTGCAGACCCGCCTTTTAAGCGACGCCGCCGATTTGTATTTCAAACTTATTGCTTTAGACAAACAAGCTGCGATTTACGATAAAAACCTCACAACCCAAGAAAGAGCACTTGATATTGTTTCTGCTCAAAGATCGGTTGGAAAAGCTACGGAATTGGCTGTACAGCAGTTTAATGCGCAAAATAATAACATCCATGCCCAGGCATCTGAACTGAAATTAAGCATCGACCAAACCGAAAAAGCTTTGTTGACGCTTTTGGGTGAATACGGCGGAAAAATCGATAGAAGCAGTGACTTTTTATCGGGACATTTAGAAGTTTTAAACCAAAAAATAAGTGTAGATTCTATCATTCATAAAAGACCAGATGTTGCAGAAGCATATTTCGAATTATTAGCCAGCAACGCCGATGCAAAATCCGCAAGAGCTGCCTTTTTCCCAACCTTAAATTTAGGCGGCTATGCAGGTTTCAATTCGTTTTCTTTCAATACTTTTTTTGATGCTGGATCTTTTGCCTGGCAGATATTAGGCGGTTTAACAGCTCCTGTTTTCAATAAAGGACAAATTAAACAGGAATTTTATGTTTCTAACCGAAGACAGGAAATTTCGTTTCTTCAATATCAAAATACAATCACAACTGCTTTCAACGAATTAAGCGCTTTATTGCATAGAAATGAAGCTTTTGAAGATGTTTTGAAATACAAATTGAAAGAAATCGATCATCTTGAAATTGCTGTAAACGTTTCTAACGATTTGTATTTGAGCGGTTATGCCAATTATCTCGAAATTATTAATGCGCAGAAAAACAAACTGCAGGCAGAACTTGATTTTGTTGATATTCAGTTACGAAATGCCAATTCTCAAGTACTATTGTACAAAGCTTTAGGCGGAGGAATTAATTAG
- a CDS encoding efflux RND transporter permease subunit — translation MIELFIKRKILSLIISVMIVLLGLLALFQLPITQFPDIVPPSVTVTAKYTGANAEVSANAVALPLERAINGVPGMTYMSTVTSNDGLTLIQVFFEVGTDPDLAAVNVQNRVTTILDELPEEVIRAGVTTEKEVNSMLMYLNITSTDKTQDEQFIFNFTDINILQELKRIDGVGRAEIMGQKEYSMRVWLDPQKMLSYNISANEVISSLQKQNISAAPGKVGEGSGQLDNQLQYVIKYGGKFFEPKQYEEIPLRANSDGTILRLKDISVIEFGSMSYGMVSKTDGRPSASIMLKQRPGSNASEVIASVKEKMTELKGTSFPPGMEFNIAYDVSRFLDASIHEVLRTLIEAFLLVAFVVFIFLQDWRSTLIPVLAVPVALIGSFTFMSMMGFSINLLTLFALVLSIGIVVDNAIVVVEAVHVKISEEHMAPLEATISAMKEITGAVIAITIVMAAVFIPVAFLSGPVGVFYRQFSLTMAISIVISGINALTLTPALCAIMLKAHDPNKEKKSLLDRFFHRFNNWFDNVTSKYIKVLVKFADRTSVTVGLLVLFCLFTWGTSKFLPSGFIPSEDQGMVYVSVTTPQGATVERTEKVLDEVTKAAKGIQGVDNVTTLAGYSIVTEIAGASYGMGMINLKDWSDRDISVNEFIALLSEKTKGISDAQIEIFAPPTVPGFGNTSGFELRLLDKSGGSITNTDEVTKNFIKELNASPEIQNSFTSFDATFPQYLIHIDYDLAAKKGISVDNAMATLQTMLGSFYATNFIRFSQMYKVMVQASPQFRKNPESILDMYLKNDAGEMVPFSTFIKLERVYGPEVLTRYNMYMSAMINGEPAEGYSSGEAIAAVEKIAAEKLPSRFELEWSGMTREEILSGNQTIYIFALCILFVYLLLAAQYESLLLPFPVLLSLPVGVFGSYLALLMVGLDNNIYAQVALVMLIGLLAKNAILIVEFAMAQNKIGRDITEAAIEGARLRFRPILMTSFAFISGLIPLCIASGAGAVGNRSIGTAAAGGMLIGTVFGLVIIPGLYILFAKLEKAMNKSKA, via the coding sequence ATGATAGAGTTATTTATCAAAAGAAAAATATTGTCATTAATCATCTCGGTTATGATAGTTCTTTTGGGTTTACTGGCTTTGTTCCAGCTTCCCATTACCCAATTCCCAGATATTGTACCGCCTTCTGTAACCGTAACAGCCAAATATACAGGAGCAAATGCAGAGGTTTCTGCCAACGCCGTCGCCCTTCCGCTCGAGAGAGCTATAAATGGTGTACCGGGAATGACGTATATGTCGACCGTAACTTCCAATGACGGTTTAACCTTAATCCAGGTTTTCTTCGAAGTTGGAACCGATCCCGATTTAGCGGCTGTAAATGTGCAGAACCGTGTAACAACTATATTGGACGAACTTCCCGAAGAGGTAATTCGCGCGGGTGTTACGACCGAAAAAGAGGTGAACAGTATGCTGATGTACTTGAACATTACGAGTACAGACAAAACTCAGGATGAGCAGTTTATCTTCAACTTTACAGATATTAATATCCTGCAGGAATTAAAACGTATTGATGGTGTAGGACGTGCCGAAATTATGGGGCAAAAAGAATATTCTATGCGTGTCTGGCTGGATCCGCAAAAGATGCTTTCTTATAATATTTCGGCAAATGAAGTAATCAGCTCACTTCAAAAACAAAACATTTCTGCTGCACCAGGTAAAGTGGGTGAAGGATCTGGACAGCTTGATAATCAGTTACAATATGTAATCAAATATGGCGGGAAATTTTTTGAGCCAAAACAATATGAAGAAATCCCTTTAAGAGCCAACTCTGATGGAACGATATTAAGATTAAAAGATATTTCTGTAATAGAATTTGGTTCGATGAGTTACGGAATGGTTTCTAAAACCGACGGAAGACCATCAGCATCCATTATGTTGAAACAACGTCCGGGTTCTAACGCTTCTGAAGTTATTGCGAGCGTAAAAGAAAAAATGACCGAATTAAAAGGAACTTCCTTTCCTCCGGGAATGGAATTTAATATTGCGTACGACGTTTCCCGTTTTCTAGATGCTTCTATTCATGAAGTTTTAAGAACTTTGATTGAAGCCTTTCTTTTAGTAGCCTTTGTAGTTTTCATTTTCCTGCAAGATTGGAGATCTACTTTAATTCCAGTATTGGCAGTACCTGTCGCGCTTATTGGTTCGTTTACCTTTATGTCGATGATGGGATTCTCGATCAACTTACTGACTCTTTTTGCTTTGGTACTTTCCATCGGAATTGTAGTTGATAACGCTATTGTCGTCGTCGAGGCCGTTCACGTCAAAATTTCCGAAGAACATATGGCACCGCTTGAAGCCACTATAAGTGCCATGAAAGAAATTACAGGTGCCGTAATTGCAATTACAATTGTTATGGCTGCTGTATTTATTCCCGTTGCATTTTTGAGCGGTCCAGTTGGGGTTTTCTACAGGCAGTTCTCTTTGACAATGGCGATTAGTATTGTCATTTCTGGAATTAACGCCCTTACCCTTACTCCTGCTCTTTGTGCGATTATGCTAAAAGCGCATGATCCGAATAAAGAAAAAAAATCATTATTAGATCGTTTTTTCCATAGATTCAACAATTGGTTTGATAATGTAACTTCAAAATATATTAAAGTATTAGTAAAGTTTGCCGACAGAACTTCGGTTACCGTTGGTTTACTGGTTCTTTTCTGTCTTTTTACTTGGGGAACAAGTAAATTTTTACCGTCAGGATTTATTCCGTCTGAAGATCAGGGAATGGTTTACGTAAGTGTTACCACACCGCAGGGTGCAACTGTCGAACGTACCGAAAAAGTATTGGATGAAGTAACTAAAGCGGCCAAAGGAATTCAAGGCGTCGACAACGTAACTACGCTTGCAGGATACAGCATCGTGACTGAAATTGCTGGAGCTTCGTACGGAATGGGAATGATCAACCTAAAAGACTGGAGCGATCGTGATATTTCTGTAAATGAATTTATTGCGCTTCTCAGCGAAAAAACAAAAGGCATTTCTGATGCACAAATTGAAATATTTGCACCGCCAACCGTTCCTGGTTTTGGTAATACCAGTGGTTTCGAACTTCGACTATTGGATAAATCCGGCGGAAGCATTACGAATACGGATGAAGTGACGAAAAACTTTATTAAAGAATTAAATGCTTCGCCAGAAATACAAAACTCTTTTACCAGTTTTGACGCCACTTTTCCGCAGTATTTAATTCATATTGATTACGATCTTGCGGCGAAAAAAGGAATTTCAGTAGACAATGCAATGGCAACCTTGCAGACGATGTTAGGTTCTTTTTATGCGACCAATTTTATCCGTTTTTCTCAAATGTATAAAGTGATGGTACAGGCAAGTCCACAGTTTAGAAAAAATCCTGAAAGTATTTTGGATATGTACCTAAAAAATGATGCCGGCGAAATGGTGCCGTTCTCCACTTTTATCAAATTAGAAAGAGTTTACGGTCCAGAAGTACTTACAAGATATAATATGTACATGTCGGCTATGATTAACGGAGAACCTGCAGAAGGCTACAGTTCTGGAGAAGCAATTGCTGCCGTAGAAAAAATCGCTGCAGAAAAACTCCCTAGCCGTTTTGAACTGGAATGGTCTGGTATGACGCGTGAAGAAATTTTATCAGGAAACCAAACCATCTACATTTTTGCGCTTTGTATACTATTTGTATACTTATTATTGGCCGCACAATACGAAAGTTTATTACTTCCGTTCCCTGTATTATTAAGTCTTCCTGTGGGAGTTTTTGGTTCTTATCTTGCCCTTTTGATGGTTGGATTAGACAATAACATTTACGCGCAGGTAGCACTCGTGATGCTGATTGGTCTGCTCGCCAAAAATGCGATTCTAATTGTAGAATTTGCAATGGCACAAAACAAAATAGGAAGAGATATTACAGAAGCCGCGATTGAAGGTGCTAGACTTCGTTTCAGACCAATTTTGATGACTTCTTTTGCTTTTATTTCAGGATTGATTCCGCTGTGTATTGCTTCTGGTGCGGGGGCTGTAGGTAACCGTTCCATCGGAACTGCGGCTGCAGGCGGTATGTTAATTGGAACTGTGTTTGGTCTGGTAATTATTCCAGGACTTTACATTTTGTTTGCCAAACTTGAAAAAGCAATGAATAAATCTAAAGCATAA
- a CDS encoding efflux RND transporter periplasmic adaptor subunit: MNIYKNPFLLFTLSLFVLVSCGDKAKKNSENIKTLPVYKVTLKDTIVSSKFVADVHAKNNVEIHVRIPGLLDKVYVSEGQKVKKGQILFKISDVELQIQLLKAEAVFKSAKADLRIATVELEQAQTLFNKKVIADKELELSKAKHEAASAKLAHAAAERKAINQQISFTTIRAPFDGTVDRIPFKEGSLVENGSLLTTVSQLDDVYAYFSIPENTYFQMMEDKTLNTQGDIKLVLPNGMVYDQKGELRTADGEIDRQTGSIQYKAKFHNPQGFIKHGTSGKLIISEPKTNAILIPQKAVFSIQDKQYVFLVKKDGVVKMTNVTIGSTLDDVYILNDGLKNDDLIVQEGTQSLRDGDKINIKQM; the protein is encoded by the coding sequence ATGAATATTTATAAAAATCCATTCCTTTTATTCACTTTATCATTGTTCGTTTTAGTCTCGTGCGGTGATAAAGCAAAAAAGAATTCCGAAAACATTAAAACACTTCCTGTATACAAAGTCACATTAAAAGACACCATAGTTTCGAGCAAATTTGTTGCCGATGTACATGCTAAAAACAATGTAGAAATCCACGTTAGAATTCCTGGTTTACTAGACAAAGTTTATGTAAGCGAAGGACAAAAAGTTAAAAAAGGACAAATCTTATTTAAAATAAGCGATGTCGAACTTCAAATTCAGCTGCTGAAAGCCGAAGCTGTTTTCAAAAGCGCAAAAGCCGATTTAAGAATCGCAACGGTAGAATTAGAACAAGCACAAACTCTTTTCAATAAAAAAGTAATTGCCGACAAAGAATTAGAATTATCAAAAGCAAAACATGAAGCGGCTTCTGCGAAATTAGCCCACGCTGCCGCAGAAAGAAAAGCAATCAACCAGCAGATTAGTTTTACGACAATCCGTGCGCCGTTTGACGGAACTGTAGATAGAATTCCGTTTAAAGAAGGAAGTTTAGTAGAAAATGGTTCATTATTGACTACCGTTTCTCAGCTGGATGACGTTTACGCTTATTTTTCAATTCCTGAAAATACATATTTCCAAATGATGGAAGACAAAACTCTTAATACACAAGGAGATATAAAACTTGTCTTGCCAAACGGAATGGTTTACGATCAAAAAGGAGAACTAAGAACTGCCGACGGAGAAATCGACAGACAAACGGGTTCTATTCAATATAAAGCCAAATTTCACAATCCGCAGGGATTTATCAAACACGGAACTTCTGGTAAACTGATTATTTCAGAACCAAAAACCAATGCAATTTTAATTCCGCAGAAAGCTGTTTTTTCAATTCAGGACAAACAATACGTATTTCTAGTAAAAAAAGATGGAGTAGTTAAAATGACCAATGTTACAATTGGAAGTACTCTTGATGATGTTTATATCCTAAATGATGGTCTAAAAAATGACGACCTGATTGTACAGGAAGGTACGCAATCATTAAGAGACGGCGATAAAATCAACATCAAACAAATGTAG
- a CDS encoding nuclear transport factor 2 family protein, giving the protein MSNQFQDVIRKAYHAFNERNIDNCLSTMQEDVKWSKAWEGGYIIGHEEIRQYWTRQWAEINPKVDPVGFVERENDSLEVLVQQNVKDLQGNLIFDGLVKHVYTFEDGLIKTMDIELVQED; this is encoded by the coding sequence ATGTCAAATCAATTCCAAGACGTAATCAGAAAAGCGTATCATGCTTTTAACGAAAGAAATATCGACAACTGCCTATCGACAATGCAGGAAGATGTAAAATGGTCAAAAGCATGGGAAGGCGGTTATATAATTGGACACGAAGAAATTAGGCAATATTGGACAAGACAATGGGCAGAAATTAATCCGAAAGTAGATCCGGTTGGTTTTGTTGAAAGGGAAAATGACAGTTTAGAAGTTTTAGTACAGCAAAATGTAAAAGACCTGCAGGGTAATTTGATTTTTGATGGTCTAGTTAAGCATGTTTATACTTTTGAAGATGGCTTGATTAAGACAATGGATATAGAGTTGGTTCAAGAAGATTAG
- the pgl gene encoding 6-phosphogluconolactonase, translated as MIQIYNTTEEINTTAADLFADAAEKAIASKGKFTAVLTGGSSPAGIYKLLASDAYKDKIDWSKVYIFWGDERWVPLNDDLSNAKMSYSTLLSHVPIPQENIFEMYKDGVTPEEYAATYEQTIRKVLGEEGKFDLILLGMGDDGHTASLFPGEAVLEEQTKWVDAYYLAPQKMHRITLTAPLINKAAKIIVVAFGEKKTHALKEVTTGEFNPTLYPMQLIKPVSGELLFLVDKIAAGTN; from the coding sequence ATGATACAGATATATAATACAACAGAAGAAATTAATACTACTGCAGCTGATCTTTTTGCAGATGCTGCAGAAAAAGCCATTGCTTCAAAAGGCAAGTTTACAGCCGTTCTTACAGGAGGTTCTTCTCCTGCAGGAATCTACAAATTATTAGCTTCTGACGCTTACAAAGACAAAATAGACTGGAGTAAAGTTTATATTTTTTGGGGTGATGAAAGATGGGTTCCGCTTAATGATGATTTGAGTAATGCAAAAATGTCTTATTCAACGTTATTGAGCCACGTTCCTATTCCGCAGGAAAACATCTTTGAAATGTACAAAGACGGCGTTACACCAGAAGAATATGCTGCAACATATGAGCAGACTATCAGAAAGGTTTTAGGCGAGGAAGGAAAATTTGACCTAATTTTATTAGGTATGGGAGATGACGGACACACTGCCTCTCTTTTTCCAGGTGAAGCAGTTTTAGAAGAACAAACCAAATGGGTTGACGCTTATTATTTAGCGCCTCAAAAAATGCATCGTATTACGCTAACTGCTCCGTTAATCAACAAAGCTGCAAAAATCATTGTAGTGGCTTTTGGAGAGAAGAAAACACACGCCTTAAAAGAAGTTACGACTGGAGAATTTAATCCGACTTTATATCCAATGCAATTGATTAAGCCTGTTTCTGGTGAGTTATTGTTTTTGGTGGATAAGATTGCTGCTGGAACGAATTAA